The proteins below are encoded in one region of Styela clava chromosome 4, kaStyClav1.hap1.2, whole genome shotgun sequence:
- the LOC120326687 gene encoding uncharacterized protein LOC120326687 isoform X2: protein MRILLVSIMLSAAVMLMLLDGTYGRKDLWSVNEKCTTDKDCNDGRLCEAGVCYYEGCQTNEDCVSNEICQVGVCYNEECRTNGDCALYHICKEGACYLEGHLG from the exons ATGCGGATATTACTTGTATCGATCATGCTGTCGGCTGCTGTAATGTTGATGTTACTGGATGGCACATACGGACGAAAAGATCTATGGAGTGTGAACGAAA AATGTACAACAGATAAAGACTGTAATGATGGCAGACTTTGCGAAGCAGGAGTTTGTTATTATGAAG GATGTCAAACAAATGAAGACTGTGTTTCTAACGAAATTTGCCAAGTAGGCGTTTGTTATAATGAAG AATGTCGAACAAATGGAGACTGTGCTCTTTACCATATTTGCAAAGAAGGCGCTTGTTATCTTGAAGGTCATTTGGGATGA
- the LOC120326687 gene encoding uncharacterized protein LOC120326687 isoform X3 — protein sequence MRILLVSIMLSAAVMLMLLDGTYGRKDLWSVNENKDCNDGRLCEAGVCYYEGCQTNEDCVSNEICQVGVCYNEVIAECRTNGDCALYHICKEGACYLEGHLG from the exons ATGCGGATATTACTTGTATCGATCATGCTGTCGGCTGCTGTAATGTTGATGTTACTGGATGGCACATACGGACGAAAAGATCTATGGAGTGTGAACGAAA ATAAAGACTGTAATGATGGCAGACTTTGCGAAGCAGGAGTTTGTTATTATGAAG GATGTCAAACAAATGAAGACTGTGTTTCTAACGAAATTTGCCAAGTAGGCGTTTGTTATAATGAAG tcaTCGCAGAATGTCGAACAAATGGAGACTGTGCTCTTTACCATATTTGCAAAGAAGGCGCTTGTTATCTTGAAGGTCATTTGGGATGA
- the LOC120326687 gene encoding uncharacterized protein LOC120326687 isoform X1, whose protein sequence is MRILLVSIMLSAAVMLMLLDGTYGRKDLWSVNEKCTTDKDCNDGRLCEAGVCYYEGCQTNEDCVSNEICQVGVCYNEVIAECRTNGDCALYHICKEGACYLEGHLG, encoded by the exons ATGCGGATATTACTTGTATCGATCATGCTGTCGGCTGCTGTAATGTTGATGTTACTGGATGGCACATACGGACGAAAAGATCTATGGAGTGTGAACGAAA AATGTACAACAGATAAAGACTGTAATGATGGCAGACTTTGCGAAGCAGGAGTTTGTTATTATGAAG GATGTCAAACAAATGAAGACTGTGTTTCTAACGAAATTTGCCAAGTAGGCGTTTGTTATAATGAAG tcaTCGCAGAATGTCGAACAAATGGAGACTGTGCTCTTTACCATATTTGCAAAGAAGGCGCTTGTTATCTTGAAGGTCATTTGGGATGA